CTGCGCGAAAGTAGTAGTCCACATTGACAATTCTTATCATATTTAGACATATGTTCTTCACAACAATTCTCTTTGTTATACACTCTTCAAGGTAGTCGTCACGTGATGCCAGGAAGTAAAAGGGGATGCTTATCTATAGTGACAATTCGACCAAGAAGAGTTACTTTAAATTGACGCTAGTCAATAGCGAGCCTGGATCTATACGGACTTGATAGGGCTAGTTATGGGAATCTATGAACTGAGGTTGGTTTATCCCGTTATATACTTTTGTTGAACAATTGCTGGAGGTGAAATATGTATAGTTTTCCGGATAATCTTTACTCCGATGTGAGAGTCGAGGATGTTTCAAAGAGCGACATTGTTGTTTCTCTCGGGCGGACTGATAACATGAAAGAGCAGAAGTATGTAGCGGCTTTCGTAAGGGTCTTTGATGGAGAAAGGTGGTACTATAGCTCGACTACGAATCTAGATTCCATTCAAGAGGAACTAGATAGACTTGCCAGTCTAGCAAAAGAAAACTCCAATATCGAAGAAAACAGTATCGTTCGAAAATTCGAAGTCAACAAGGGATCCTATTTGAGCTACAAAGAAGGTGAAGATTTCTCTCTTGTCTCTCTCAGAGAGAAATTTGATTTACTCTCAAGCTATTTTCCTCTCATTGGGAAGAGCGAGCTTGTGAAATTCTGGAGAGGTCAATATATTGATCAGAGAGTCGTCAAGAGCTTCTTTTCAAGCAAAGGTGCAGATCTCACATTTGATTATCAACGGGTCGGTTTTAGACTGCTCTATCAAATGGTTTGCGGTGAGGATCAGTTCATGGATAGATTTGATTTGGCGGGAAACAAACTGGATGAGATTAGGGGTCTCCACGAAGAAGTTAGACGGACAATCAAGACCTCTGAAGACTTCATAAGACATGCCAAACCCATTACCCCAGGAAAATACCCGGTAGTTCTTTCTCCTGAAGCCGCAGGAGTCTTTGCCCACGAAAGTTTTGGACATAAGAGCGAAGCAGACTTCATGCTTGGAGACAGGACCATGATGGAAGAGTGGAAAATTGGACGAAAAGTCGGAAGCGAAATACTTTCAATCATCGATGACGGAAACAAACCTGGCGTTGGCCATGTCGTGTTCGATGACGAAGGAACGAAGGCGGTAGAAACTCACCTGATAAAAGACGGTTACCTGTCGGGAAGATTGCACAGTGCAGAGACTGCAGCTGCACTGGAAGAAGAACTGACGGGAAATGCCAGAGCCGTCAACTTCGAGTATGAACCAGTAGTGAGGATGACAACAACTTTCATATCCCCTGGAGAATTGTCTTTCGAAGAACTTCTTTCCGGGATCAAAGACGGAGTATTTGTCGATTCTCTCAATCACGGGTCTGGGATGTCGACCTTCACTCTTGCACCAAACAGGGCTTATTTGATAAGAGAAGGAAAGATCACGGAGCCGGTGAAAATTTCCGTTGTAACTGGGAGCGTTTTCCAGACGTTGAACGAGATAGAAGGGCTTACTGAGGACTTCAAACTTCTCTCATTCTCTCTTGGAGGGTGTGGAAAGATGGAGCAGTTTCCTCTTCCAGTTGGATTTGGCGGACCCTTTGTTCGAGTCCGTTCGCTGAACATTCATTAAGGAGATGATATCTATGACAGAAGAGAAGTTGGTAGTCCATTATATAGAGAATGCAGTGAAGATTGTTCAGACTCGTGTTAGCTCACTGAGAAAAAAGGATGTTCTGCGTACTTCTGTTCGGCTTTACGACGGTAAAACGATGGGAGTTGCAGGTTCGCTTGGCGAATGCGATGAAAAAGAGCTCAACACCAGAGCTAAACGATCTCTGGAGCTGGGAATACCTTATCCTTCCGAGGCATCGAAAGATCTCGAACGAGAAGAATACGTCCAGTCCGATCTCCAAAACAGTGCGGAGCTGCTTGAAGCAACCGAAGAGATCCTCGAAAGGCTTAGGATCGACCAACCCGAGTTTAGCTTCAGTCACATCTTTAGGAGTAGTAAGATTGAATCTCAACTGAGAAACAATCTGGGCCTTAATCTCAAGTCTTCGCGAGAATCGGTAAGTCTCTCACTCGTGATAAAAGACAAGAAATCGTCGAATATCATCGATGCCATGACAGGTTACGAGGGCAGGAAATTCCAGAAGAAAAGATTTATCGAACTCACTAACATGATTTGCGATGCTTACAAGAATCAGCTAGAGGGAATCGAAGCGGGAGAATATCCGGTGGTCTTCATGTCAGACGATATAACCTACTACAAGAAACTGTATGAGTCCCTTAACGGGATGCTCTTTGCGACAGGTGGATCTCTGCTTTCCGGGAAGACTGATATGAAAGTCTTTTCTGAGAAGGTCACCCTTTTGCAGACCAGAAATATCATGGACGGTTTCAACGAACCATTCTTCGATTCGGAAGGGACGGTCAATGATGCCGATCGATTCGCTTTGATCGAAAACGGTGTAGTAAGGTCCCCATACACAGATAAGAAGACGGCGTCCACTTATAGTCTGCCGCTCACTGGCTCTGCCGGCGGGGAATTCGATGGGCTACCTGAACTTGGCACACCGATGCTCAAGTTTTCTGAATCGGAAGAGACTATTAAGCAACTCCTGGGAGGTCAGAAGGGAATCTTTGTTCTTATCGCCAGCGGAGGAGACTTCACTCAAGATGGCCATTTTGCGACGCCTGCCCAGCTAGCGTTTTTGTTTGATGGCGAAAGGTTCATTGGAAGACTACCCGAGATCAGTATTTCTTCTCATCTATATGATATGTTCGGAAAAGACTTCCGCGGAGTTTCAAGTAATGACTTCCTTGGGCTCGAAAACGCAAAATTGACCGTAATGAATATGAAAGTTGAGAAACTGTAGTGTTTCCGGCTGACAAATGAGGAGCGCTTCCTCCTATTTTGGAGGACCGCTTTTTGAGTTGGATCAGGAGGTGTTCGATGCACTCGATAGCTATACTTGGAGCGGGGATGATGGGCAACGTCCATGCGAGGGCCTGCAGGGCCATGAACCAAATGAGCTCGCTCTGGATAGTCGATCCAGTAGTGAGCAGGGCTAGAGTGCTCGCGGAGCGTTATGGAGCGGTTGTTGCTAGCTTTGAGGAAGTCCTTGAAAACGATGGTATAGATATTGTAGATATCTGCACGCCCACATTTACTCACAGGAACCTTGCCATCAGGGCGCTGGAGGTTGGGAAGCACGTTTTCTGTGAAAAACCTATCGCTCTCAATTTGGAAGACGCCATTGCTATGGACGAAGCGGCCGGAAAGAGCGGCAATAAGTTCATGGTAGGTCACGTTGTACGATTCTTTCCGCAATATAGTGTGGTAAAGGAACTCTCTGTGGCAAAGGACATCGGTGAGATTGTGATGGCACGACTCTACAGAGGTGGCTCTTTCCCGTCTCATGGGATTGACAATTGGTTTGCAGATCCAGAAAAGAGCGGAGGCGTCTTTGTTGATCTATCCATACACGATTTTGATTTTCTCAGAAAACTACTCGGCCCAGTGGCCACGGTGGAAGCCAGGTCCTCCATTCTGAGTTCCGATGGGAAAAAGAGCTCTTTCGATCATGGAATGGCAATTCTGAAGTTCGAATCCGGCGCCCTGGTGCACGTTGAAGGTAGTTGGGCCGAACCGCCCGGGATGCCTGTAAATTTTGGGACGTTCTACGAATTCATCGGTACTAGGGGAATGATCACCAACAGTTACGAGAGAGAAACGACACTTAAGCTGCAAACCTCGATCGACGGAAAACCAAAATACGTACAGGAGAATCCCGCTTATTTCGATCCTTATGCTGCTGAGCTGAAATCGTTTATACTCTCGGTAGATGAAGAAAAGGAAGTACCTGTGAACGGAAAAGAGGCCATCGAATCATTGAGAATCGCGCTGGCGGCCAACCTTTCGGCAAGACTGCTCAGACCGGTCGAACTTTCGGAGGTGCACTGAGATGATGAAAATAGGGATTCTCGGTATTGCACATATGCACGCTTACAGCTATGCAAGAGCGCTTGACGGAATGAATAATGTCGAAATTTCTGGG
The nucleotide sequence above comes from Mesotoga sp. BH458_6_3_2_1. Encoded proteins:
- a CDS encoding TldD/PmbA family protein produces the protein MYSFPDNLYSDVRVEDVSKSDIVVSLGRTDNMKEQKYVAAFVRVFDGERWYYSSTTNLDSIQEELDRLASLAKENSNIEENSIVRKFEVNKGSYLSYKEGEDFSLVSLREKFDLLSSYFPLIGKSELVKFWRGQYIDQRVVKSFFSSKGADLTFDYQRVGFRLLYQMVCGEDQFMDRFDLAGNKLDEIRGLHEEVRRTIKTSEDFIRHAKPITPGKYPVVLSPEAAGVFAHESFGHKSEADFMLGDRTMMEEWKIGRKVGSEILSIIDDGNKPGVGHVVFDDEGTKAVETHLIKDGYLSGRLHSAETAAALEEELTGNARAVNFEYEPVVRMTTTFISPGELSFEELLSGIKDGVFVDSLNHGSGMSTFTLAPNRAYLIREGKITEPVKISVVTGSVFQTLNEIEGLTEDFKLLSFSLGGCGKMEQFPLPVGFGGPFVRVRSLNIH
- a CDS encoding metallopeptidase TldD-related protein; translation: MTEEKLVVHYIENAVKIVQTRVSSLRKKDVLRTSVRLYDGKTMGVAGSLGECDEKELNTRAKRSLELGIPYPSEASKDLEREEYVQSDLQNSAELLEATEEILERLRIDQPEFSFSHIFRSSKIESQLRNNLGLNLKSSRESVSLSLVIKDKKSSNIIDAMTGYEGRKFQKKRFIELTNMICDAYKNQLEGIEAGEYPVVFMSDDITYYKKLYESLNGMLFATGGSLLSGKTDMKVFSEKVTLLQTRNIMDGFNEPFFDSEGTVNDADRFALIENGVVRSPYTDKKTASTYSLPLTGSAGGEFDGLPELGTPMLKFSESEETIKQLLGGQKGIFVLIASGGDFTQDGHFATPAQLAFLFDGERFIGRLPEISISSHLYDMFGKDFRGVSSNDFLGLENAKLTVMNMKVEKL
- a CDS encoding Gfo/Idh/MocA family protein encodes the protein MHSIAILGAGMMGNVHARACRAMNQMSSLWIVDPVVSRARVLAERYGAVVASFEEVLENDGIDIVDICTPTFTHRNLAIRALEVGKHVFCEKPIALNLEDAIAMDEAAGKSGNKFMVGHVVRFFPQYSVVKELSVAKDIGEIVMARLYRGGSFPSHGIDNWFADPEKSGGVFVDLSIHDFDFLRKLLGPVATVEARSSILSSDGKKSSFDHGMAILKFESGALVHVEGSWAEPPGMPVNFGTFYEFIGTRGMITNSYERETTLKLQTSIDGKPKYVQENPAYFDPYAAELKSFILSVDEEKEVPVNGKEAIESLRIALAANLSARLLRPVELSEVH